In the Corynebacterium kroppenstedtii genome, one interval contains:
- a CDS encoding ABC transporter substrate-binding protein: MATSALMASLIMIPLAACSSSDNSTSATGGNGGGNSGSVTVKNCGKDATYPSTAKHMYVNDGNMIATTLAVGAADNIANVSSLQDDKAILEAKYGKDVVDKLKVDAPESPSLERIIATKPDLVFAGWNYGFSESKNLTPDALKDHGIESYILSESCRQGGSDKRGTMDPWDAAKADLTNIGKLTGHEDKAKDVVNDVDKRLDALKQAPAAKGADNAEGSGKPPVTFVFDSAKDTIFTSGKFGGPQAIIEAAGGKNATDDVDDTWTTVGWEKIASAQPDVIAFVDYPSQTFEEKVKILESNPATKNLEAVKQKRFVNLPYAMWTSGPLNIDAAEYMRKAYEKFGLVAKSDVQTDVQLPDSLAGREYFVEK, encoded by the coding sequence ATGGCGACCTCTGCGCTCATGGCCAGCCTGATTATGATTCCGCTGGCAGCGTGCTCCAGCTCGGACAATTCCACCAGCGCTACAGGAGGAAATGGGGGCGGCAACTCGGGGTCGGTCACAGTCAAGAATTGCGGCAAGGACGCCACCTACCCGTCGACGGCAAAACACATGTACGTCAACGACGGGAACATGATTGCCACCACGCTGGCTGTGGGCGCAGCGGACAATATCGCGAATGTCAGCAGCCTGCAGGATGACAAGGCAATCCTTGAGGCCAAATATGGCAAGGATGTCGTCGACAAGCTGAAGGTGGATGCGCCGGAATCTCCGTCGCTAGAGCGAATTATCGCGACCAAGCCGGACCTTGTGTTCGCGGGGTGGAACTACGGGTTTTCTGAATCCAAGAACTTGACGCCGGATGCCCTGAAGGATCACGGGATTGAGTCCTATATTCTTTCCGAGTCCTGCCGGCAGGGCGGGTCCGACAAGCGCGGGACGATGGATCCGTGGGATGCTGCTAAAGCGGACCTCACCAATATTGGGAAGCTGACAGGCCACGAGGATAAGGCGAAGGACGTGGTCAACGATGTGGATAAACGCCTGGACGCGTTGAAGCAGGCTCCCGCGGCTAAGGGTGCGGATAACGCTGAGGGTTCCGGTAAGCCACCGGTGACGTTCGTCTTCGACTCCGCGAAGGACACAATTTTTACGTCCGGCAAGTTCGGTGGACCCCAGGCGATTATCGAGGCAGCCGGCGGGAAGAACGCCACCGATGACGTCGATGACACGTGGACGACGGTGGGGTGGGAGAAAATCGCCTCTGCCCAGCCGGATGTGATCGCTTTCGTGGATTACCCGTCACAAACTTTCGAGGAGAAAGTGAAAATCCTGGAATCCAACCCGGCGACGAAGAACTTAGAGGCGGTGAAACAGAAGCGTTTTGTTAACCTTCCGTACGCCATGTGGACGTCCGGTCCCCTGAATATCGACGCGGCCGAGTACATGCGGAAAGCGTATGAGAAGTTTGGGTTGGTGGCGAAGAGCGATGTCCAGACCGACGTTCAACTTCCGGATTCTCTGGCCGGACGGGAATACTTCGTGGAGAAGTAA
- a CDS encoding ABC transporter ATP-binding protein: protein MTTLEARNVSCSIAHSGRVILQDVSFTVPSGSMTAIVGINGVGKSTLLRVLAGIHRPHSGSVLIDDGTDLHSLRPRDRAQRIAFIGQEEAPPDDLLLGEMVALGRIPHLKPWQTGGKKERDVVTASLEVVGLADKIDHRCDQLSGGERRRAMLARGLAQDTDLVLLDEPTNHLDVRYQLLLLDVMRASGRTICATIHDLDLAFTHFDHVIVLGDGGVLAAGPPEETLTESTVAHGFSVNSTHISTANSSLHLVVESLRKDTAP, encoded by the coding sequence ATGACCACACTGGAGGCACGCAACGTCTCATGCTCAATTGCCCATTCGGGCAGGGTTATCCTCCAGGACGTGTCGTTTACCGTTCCGTCTGGCAGCATGACGGCCATCGTCGGCATTAATGGCGTTGGTAAATCAACTCTCCTTCGTGTTCTCGCTGGTATTCACCGGCCGCATTCTGGTTCTGTTCTTATCGACGACGGTACCGACCTCCACTCTCTTCGCCCGCGTGACCGGGCCCAGCGCATTGCGTTCATCGGCCAAGAGGAAGCGCCACCGGATGATCTCCTGCTCGGCGAAATGGTGGCCTTGGGGCGGATTCCGCATCTGAAGCCGTGGCAAACCGGTGGGAAGAAGGAACGCGACGTTGTGACGGCATCGCTGGAGGTCGTTGGCCTCGCGGACAAAATCGATCACCGTTGCGACCAGCTCTCCGGCGGGGAGCGTCGTCGAGCCATGTTGGCCCGCGGATTGGCCCAGGATACGGACCTTGTTCTGTTGGACGAACCCACCAACCACCTGGATGTTCGGTATCAGCTTCTGCTTCTCGACGTGATGCGAGCGTCGGGGCGCACGATCTGCGCCACCATTCACGATCTGGATTTAGCGTTTACGCACTTCGACCACGTCATAGTGCTTGGCGATGGTGGTGTTCTTGCGGCCGGTCCGCCTGAAGAAACGTTGACGGAGAGCACCGTTGCGCACGGCTTTTCCGTGAATTCCACCCATATTTCTACCGCGAACAGTTCTCTCCATCTCGTGGTGGAAAGCTTACGAAAGGATACTGCACCGTGA
- a CDS encoding FecCD family ABC transporter permease yields the protein MLIGMSALVISLIASTTFGSAQYGVSQVWSVIRAHLEGTAAPDASLDSVVWDLRAPRGVLAAIVGAGLALAGVAIQTLVRNPLADPYLLGISSGASVGATSVITLGWFSSFGLFALTGGALAGAIAATLTVYFVAMGQGGLTPLRLVLSGVVISAAFSAIANFMIFKSPYGQAAQGVMFWMLGSVAGATWSKLWIPSAIVAVTFVLLMAVSSQLDALSAGPDTAAALGINVAVLRQCLFFLQAILVGALVAVSGGIGFVGLVIPHIARLLVGPRHRRLVPAAMLCGAIFLVWVDVLARVAAIPQEIPLGVVTGIIGAPVFLILMGRSHYRFGGQE from the coding sequence ATGCTTATCGGAATGTCTGCACTGGTCATCAGCCTTATTGCGTCGACGACGTTTGGTTCAGCTCAGTACGGCGTCAGCCAAGTGTGGTCTGTCATCCGTGCGCATCTCGAAGGCACGGCCGCACCGGACGCATCGTTGGATTCCGTGGTGTGGGATTTACGCGCTCCCCGGGGGGTATTAGCCGCCATCGTCGGCGCCGGCCTGGCGCTGGCGGGGGTCGCTATCCAAACGCTGGTCCGCAACCCGCTGGCTGACCCGTATTTGTTGGGTATTTCGTCGGGTGCCAGTGTGGGGGCAACGTCGGTCATCACCTTGGGGTGGTTTTCGTCGTTCGGACTTTTCGCGCTCACCGGCGGGGCTTTGGCCGGGGCGATAGCCGCTACCCTCACGGTGTACTTCGTAGCTATGGGGCAAGGTGGGCTAACGCCATTGCGCCTTGTTCTCTCCGGAGTGGTGATCAGCGCCGCGTTCAGCGCGATCGCCAACTTCATGATTTTTAAGTCGCCCTATGGGCAGGCGGCGCAGGGCGTCATGTTTTGGATGCTGGGTTCCGTTGCGGGCGCTACGTGGTCCAAGCTGTGGATCCCGTCGGCTATTGTGGCTGTGACTTTTGTGCTCCTCATGGCGGTATCGTCGCAGTTAGACGCGTTATCTGCTGGCCCAGATACTGCTGCCGCGCTGGGAATTAATGTTGCTGTTCTCCGTCAGTGCTTGTTCTTTCTCCAAGCAATTCTGGTGGGCGCGTTGGTGGCGGTGTCGGGCGGAATTGGTTTTGTGGGTCTGGTGATTCCTCACATTGCTCGGCTCCTTGTTGGCCCTCGGCATCGCCGGCTGGTTCCGGCAGCCATGCTCTGCGGCGCTATTTTCCTGGTGTGGGTGGATGTTCTGGCACGTGTAGCTGCCATCCCGCAGGAGATCCCGCTGGGTGTGGTGACCGGCATCATCGGCGCCCCCGTGTTCCTGATCCTCATGGGGCGCTCGCATTACAGGTTCGGGGGTCAAGAGTGA
- a CDS encoding alpha/beta fold hydrolase translates to MKKHGAAFLASTLLIFSAAVPAHAGDAQQPSSQLKWGPCPEGSGVADRATCATFMVPKDYEDPSAGTIELTMSKIPASGEKKGVIAGNPGGPGGDALGMFSDPSDTGEGAQPVHLPESVGKNYDLIAVEPRGLTWGTPLNCQPEITTPHMTAGMLYDACESHNPGYTKTVNTENTARDLEEARKLLGEKQLNLYGLSYGGPLMGTYATLFPEHTNKAIFDSSASPNDLVFRLAEKRQAIRHEAIHEFFSWVAERDSEYHLGTTPREVYQSFAAVIHDEYGVSAPVRPQSADRRDVAAIPDDYAEAAVALVNAADLVAWRTGRVVDAVKLYTDAISPVQYTTPNSMVMGALYSQKSWPKLAEHLSTMKTHPEDPSTNSGKSSDEDDNGVEPTPEEQQQQEIQQKLAQAMAIQSNVVTCNENATPPDRSKLIPYYASVIVPGDAIDLNEDMLASGAYCDGWPTNKPFKKVSGDKLKVKPLHLSYDNDTAVTGTGAPEMRDAMGGELHTYSGYSHGVLVNDFDDAAHIVTDYMEGD, encoded by the coding sequence ATGAAAAAACACGGCGCAGCTTTTCTAGCCAGTACATTGTTGATCTTTTCCGCCGCGGTTCCAGCACATGCCGGGGATGCGCAACAACCGTCATCTCAACTGAAATGGGGGCCGTGCCCAGAAGGGTCGGGAGTAGCCGACCGGGCGACCTGCGCAACTTTTATGGTTCCGAAAGACTATGAGGATCCTTCGGCGGGGACTATCGAACTCACCATGAGCAAAATCCCTGCTAGCGGGGAGAAGAAAGGCGTTATTGCGGGTAATCCGGGCGGTCCAGGTGGCGACGCGCTGGGCATGTTTAGCGACCCCAGTGATACAGGCGAAGGAGCGCAGCCGGTTCATCTGCCTGAGAGCGTCGGCAAGAATTACGACCTCATTGCGGTGGAGCCCCGCGGGCTAACGTGGGGAACGCCGCTGAATTGCCAACCAGAGATCACCACGCCGCATATGACGGCAGGAATGCTTTATGATGCCTGCGAATCGCATAATCCTGGGTATACAAAAACAGTCAATACAGAAAATACGGCCCGCGATTTAGAAGAAGCTCGAAAACTCTTGGGCGAAAAGCAGCTCAATCTTTATGGGCTTTCCTATGGAGGGCCGCTTATGGGGACATATGCAACCTTATTTCCGGAGCATACGAATAAAGCGATTTTTGATTCAAGCGCTTCACCCAATGATCTTGTTTTCCGTCTCGCAGAAAAACGACAAGCTATCCGCCATGAAGCTATACATGAATTCTTCTCCTGGGTGGCTGAGCGCGATAGCGAGTACCACTTAGGGACGACCCCGCGTGAGGTGTATCAATCCTTCGCCGCAGTGATTCATGACGAATATGGGGTGTCAGCTCCTGTCCGCCCGCAATCGGCGGACCGTCGCGATGTCGCGGCAATTCCCGACGATTACGCCGAGGCAGCAGTAGCCCTCGTGAACGCGGCCGACCTTGTTGCGTGGCGCACTGGCAGGGTGGTCGATGCGGTCAAGCTCTATACCGACGCGATTTCGCCGGTTCAATACACGACGCCGAACTCAATGGTGATGGGGGCGCTGTATAGCCAAAAGTCGTGGCCTAAACTGGCGGAACACTTGAGTACGATGAAGACTCACCCGGAGGATCCAAGCACCAACTCAGGGAAGTCGTCGGATGAGGATGATAACGGCGTCGAGCCGACGCCGGAGGAACAGCAACAGCAGGAAATCCAGCAAAAACTTGCGCAGGCGATGGCCATTCAGAGCAACGTCGTTACGTGTAATGAGAATGCGACGCCTCCGGACCGGTCCAAGCTAATCCCCTATTACGCGTCCGTTATTGTCCCGGGGGATGCCATAGATTTGAACGAGGACATGCTGGCCAGTGGCGCATATTGCGATGGTTGGCCTACGAACAAACCGTTCAAGAAGGTGTCCGGGGACAAGCTGAAAGTTAAGCCGCTGCACCTCAGTTACGACAATGACACCGCGGTCACCGGAACGGGAGCACCCGAGATGCGTGATGCGATGGGCGGGGAACTCCACACGTACTCGGGTTACAGCCACGGTGTGTTGGTTAATGACTTTGATGACGCTGCCCATATTGTCACTGACTATATGGAGGGGGACTAG
- a CDS encoding FAD/NAD(P)-binding protein: MRTIAIVGGGPRGISVLERLGSLLQDSSDQAAADGNAMSFSVGVTIHLIDDVEPGAGRVWRTDQSPTLCMNTLADAVTLFTEPGSTVRGPVLEGPTLYEWFQLLRGDAVHPRPTDTDSSRARMKTDLFREFPPTMPVDYEAEIRQARPESHPSRALYGHYLRWVFGIAVDRLRIIPGVTVQIHKARAVNIRLSDEGADGDVGTGVHGGDDGPVGKQKTRAAQTSSRDTVTLSDGTSVDADATILALGWTDTTANTAESVLGASVAAHPNLTWIHPGHPADQDLDSVADGHGTSKNAAPNDSQAHRPDVIVRGLGMGFFDLMARLTIDRGGEYQRTSSSPFDLSYKPSGREPRLIVTSHHGYPYQPKPVFGSLPPAAPMPRLKSAIQALPSDSPAGSIDFSTTLWPAILRDAQAAYYRVLLRGSDEALSQILRIIDDPTTDPWSLHNDPRLDGLVVPPDRFDLPYYADPMSRIAAELPEATDSDVPDTESAIRALTKAVKEALKKDLAEARRGRESAVKAGLQVIGAARKTVAIADEPGQFTPESRRRDYAEFVRIGANVGSGPPAFRTAELIALIDAGLVVFAGADPIVGVTIDHDDEPQFVLTSPTTGAHPVYSTTLIDAWQHKPNVTRSADPLTRALVASGRMRPFALHTPHEDSATRDGESSKRHLIPTRAPEVDMKTCRIIHSDGATDPRIHMLGIPLQEMRADTTISPMPGTDPLMLQETDAAAASALGIPRG; encoded by the coding sequence ATGCGAACGATAGCGATTGTTGGTGGCGGACCACGCGGGATCTCAGTCTTGGAGCGGCTCGGAAGTTTACTGCAGGACTCGTCAGATCAGGCTGCGGCCGACGGCAACGCTATGTCGTTCTCTGTCGGGGTTACTATTCACCTTATTGACGACGTCGAACCCGGCGCGGGCCGCGTGTGGAGGACTGACCAATCACCCACACTGTGCATGAACACTCTGGCAGACGCAGTGACGCTCTTCACTGAGCCGGGATCGACCGTGCGCGGCCCCGTCCTGGAAGGCCCAACCCTGTACGAGTGGTTTCAATTGCTCCGCGGCGATGCTGTGCATCCTCGGCCAACTGACACTGATTCCTCTCGCGCACGCATGAAAACGGACCTGTTTCGTGAATTCCCTCCCACCATGCCAGTGGATTACGAGGCAGAGATCCGCCAAGCACGTCCTGAATCGCACCCTTCGCGCGCATTGTATGGGCATTACCTGCGGTGGGTATTCGGCATCGCTGTGGACCGACTTCGGATAATTCCTGGCGTGACTGTGCAGATTCATAAGGCCAGGGCCGTCAATATCCGCCTAAGCGATGAAGGGGCTGATGGCGACGTGGGCACGGGTGTACATGGAGGCGATGATGGTCCCGTCGGCAAGCAAAAAACACGCGCTGCACAGACGAGTTCTCGGGACACCGTCACGCTGTCCGACGGAACATCCGTCGACGCAGACGCCACCATATTGGCGCTCGGCTGGACCGACACCACCGCGAACACCGCTGAATCGGTACTGGGCGCGAGTGTCGCCGCGCACCCGAACCTGACCTGGATCCACCCCGGCCACCCGGCTGATCAGGATCTTGACTCCGTTGCCGACGGGCACGGCACTAGTAAGAATGCGGCACCAAACGATTCACAAGCACACCGGCCCGACGTCATCGTGCGGGGCCTGGGCATGGGTTTCTTTGACCTCATGGCAAGGCTGACAATCGATCGTGGCGGAGAGTACCAACGCACATCGTCCTCCCCGTTTGACCTGAGCTATAAGCCTTCCGGCCGGGAACCGCGGCTCATCGTGACATCCCACCACGGGTACCCTTACCAGCCGAAACCCGTGTTTGGCTCGCTCCCGCCGGCGGCACCGATGCCGCGGCTGAAGTCCGCGATCCAGGCGCTACCCAGTGATTCACCTGCAGGCAGTATCGATTTCTCCACCACCCTGTGGCCGGCGATCCTGCGCGACGCACAAGCTGCCTACTATCGCGTGCTCCTTCGCGGCTCCGACGAGGCACTCAGCCAGATTCTCCGCATTATCGACGACCCAACCACAGACCCCTGGTCGCTTCACAATGATCCACGGCTCGATGGTCTGGTTGTTCCCCCGGACCGCTTTGACCTGCCCTATTACGCCGATCCGATGTCCAGGATCGCGGCCGAGCTACCGGAGGCGACAGATTCCGATGTGCCAGACACCGAATCCGCCATCCGCGCCCTCACCAAGGCGGTCAAAGAAGCGTTGAAGAAAGACTTGGCCGAAGCGCGCCGAGGCCGGGAATCAGCGGTCAAGGCGGGATTGCAGGTCATCGGAGCCGCGCGCAAAACCGTCGCCATTGCTGATGAACCAGGACAATTCACGCCCGAGTCACGCAGGCGCGACTATGCCGAATTCGTCCGGATCGGTGCCAACGTCGGCTCCGGGCCGCCCGCGTTCCGCACCGCGGAGCTGATCGCTCTTATCGACGCTGGACTGGTCGTTTTTGCAGGCGCCGATCCGATCGTCGGCGTGACCATCGACCACGACGACGAACCACAGTTCGTGCTGACCTCGCCCACCACGGGCGCGCACCCCGTGTATTCCACGACGCTGATCGATGCGTGGCAACACAAACCGAACGTTACAAGGAGTGCGGATCCGCTAACACGAGCGCTGGTGGCGTCGGGAAGAATGAGGCCATTTGCACTGCATACACCACATGAGGACAGCGCAACACGTGACGGTGAGAGTTCCAAACGGCACCTCATCCCAACCCGAGCACCCGAAGTCGACATGAAGACATGTCGGATTATCCATTCCGACGGCGCAACCGATCCGCGCATCCACATGTTGGGAATTCCGCTCCAAGAGATGCGGGCGGATACCACCATTTCGCCAATGCCAGGTACTGACCCGCTGATGTTGCAGGAAACTGATGCGGCAGCGGCAAGCGCTCTTGGTATCCCGCGTGGGTAG
- a CDS encoding carboxylesterase/lipase family protein yields MNADTHARTSSRRNHSFRGAWIVDTTTGPIKGHAETGVVAFRGIPYARPPRGDLRFRRAQPVEPWTEPLIADHPGDYCAQYRNKSVGWVGSEDCLWLNVVVPLTATRSGGRRPDNGGSTARQRHMIDRDARRPIVVYFHGGSNVHGSANEPLLTGQYFAQAMDAVVVAVNYRVGILGQLSLNYSAHESPHALKANRSKDVVTESVTRADSNPGLSDLVTAVRWVHDNAEAFGGDPARITIMGESSGGAMVTALTAVPELRGIIAGAIAQSPPVAMVHSPAAAGRWADRARAENPDLNGISAMQLAHLTERLNVINDDYLEFSGPFAPTVDGDLMTRHPLAIRSSSPHDEPHKKSRDERQEVPVDDGTPGMDIPLLIGTNADEYLVMRWERMSTRAQRARVRRLAQSIGGSAPEILAEFYRGGRSRAECGRFAGDALFLASSLQLASRWPQGKAWMYRLDMVTPSLRLSGLGATHALDLPLLFERYDSGKGPDALYLGGHDQMRATSAVMQLRWKNFIHSGNPGFPPLSDGFATQIFNAGERTAEDPSGDLRRAWSDVDLTN; encoded by the coding sequence ATGAACGCTGACACACACGCCCGTACATCGTCGCGACGCAATCACAGCTTCCGCGGCGCCTGGATTGTTGACACCACCACTGGCCCTATCAAAGGGCATGCCGAAACAGGTGTCGTCGCTTTTCGTGGCATACCGTACGCGCGACCGCCCCGAGGCGACTTGCGATTCCGGCGTGCCCAACCAGTGGAACCATGGACAGAACCGCTGATCGCGGACCATCCCGGCGACTATTGCGCCCAGTATCGCAATAAGTCCGTGGGGTGGGTGGGGTCGGAAGACTGTTTGTGGCTCAATGTAGTCGTTCCCTTAACGGCCACTCGCTCGGGTGGACGACGCCCGGACAACGGGGGCTCGACCGCACGCCAGCGCCATATGATTGATCGGGATGCTCGCCGTCCCATCGTCGTGTACTTTCATGGTGGGTCGAACGTCCATGGCTCCGCCAACGAACCGCTGCTCACCGGGCAGTACTTCGCTCAAGCCATGGATGCGGTGGTCGTGGCGGTCAACTATCGTGTGGGAATCCTGGGGCAGCTGTCGTTAAATTACTCAGCGCATGAATCACCCCACGCACTGAAGGCCAACCGCTCAAAGGACGTCGTCACAGAGTCCGTCACCAGGGCAGACTCCAACCCGGGTCTATCGGATCTCGTCACGGCCGTGCGGTGGGTTCATGATAATGCTGAGGCATTCGGCGGAGACCCCGCCCGCATCACGATCATGGGTGAATCCTCGGGTGGCGCAATGGTGACTGCCCTCACCGCCGTACCGGAGCTCCGCGGAATCATCGCTGGAGCTATCGCGCAATCCCCACCCGTCGCGATGGTTCATTCACCCGCAGCCGCAGGCCGGTGGGCAGACCGTGCGCGAGCCGAAAATCCAGACCTCAACGGCATCTCTGCCATGCAACTCGCGCACCTCACCGAACGCTTGAACGTCATTAACGACGACTACCTCGAGTTTTCCGGCCCTTTCGCACCGACTGTCGACGGGGACCTTATGACTCGGCATCCCCTGGCTATTCGCTCATCGTCTCCGCATGACGAACCGCACAAAAAATCACGGGATGAACGCCAAGAAGTACCTGTTGACGACGGCACCCCGGGCATGGACATCCCGCTTCTGATTGGGACGAACGCCGATGAATACCTGGTTATGCGGTGGGAACGCATGTCGACTCGCGCCCAACGCGCGCGCGTTCGTCGGTTGGCTCAATCCATTGGTGGGAGTGCCCCGGAAATCTTGGCAGAGTTTTATCGCGGGGGTCGCTCCCGTGCGGAGTGTGGGAGATTTGCCGGCGATGCCTTGTTCTTAGCGTCATCACTGCAATTAGCGTCCCGGTGGCCACAAGGGAAAGCCTGGATGTATCGACTCGATATGGTGACACCCTCGCTTCGGCTGTCCGGGTTGGGCGCGACGCACGCTCTAGATTTGCCGCTCTTATTTGAACGCTATGATTCCGGAAAAGGCCCCGACGCGCTGTATTTGGGTGGCCACGATCAGATGCGGGCTACCAGTGCCGTGATGCAACTTCGGTGGAAGAATTTTATTCATTCTGGCAATCCAGGGTTCCCGCCACTCAGTGACGGCTTTGCGACCCAGATTTTTAATGCGGGCGAGCGTACAGCAGAAGATCCGTCTGGTGACCTGCGTCGGGCCTGGTCAGACGTCGATCTGACGAATTAA
- a CDS encoding carboxylesterase family protein, whose translation MSIPVNDSSHRASPHKWAFRDNWTVKTTTGPVVGHAETGVAAFRGIPYAEPPTGDLRFRRARPKEHWATPLLATQSGSPCIQIRNADHGVIGSENCLWLDVVVPRDPSSRSAVDPTARRPVVVFFHGGSNAFGSAAKRLYSAQYLATALDAVVVAVNYRIGVAGGLSLSYGTPQPDLPADRFDTNTQLSDAVMAVTWIRDNAEVFGGDPHRIIAMGQSSGGGLVASLTAVPQLEKVIAGVIMLSPPLAMVHHPDLAALWANRLFDRCDNPLTVDSRTIGALSGALLQENVKNVEFGGPFAPVIDGDLLPRHPLEITPTAPGVGGKVPLLIGTVSHEYYFMRLRRVTTATQRHRAQRFAESIGPDAADVFRQMYRNGQSRTECADLFGDCLFWAPSIALAERWSPSNVWMYRLDASTPFFKALGLGATHTWDLPLLFGRYDSGIASKAFTFGGLDRIKATTAAMQRRWRDFIHDGHPGFTPLLRRPINAHLWRRRRNDRERSAPRHA comes from the coding sequence GTGTCAATTCCTGTTAATGATTCTTCTCATCGAGCTTCACCACATAAGTGGGCATTTCGCGATAACTGGACCGTAAAAACCACCACCGGCCCGGTCGTTGGCCACGCAGAAACGGGCGTGGCCGCGTTTCGGGGCATCCCCTATGCCGAACCACCCACCGGTGATCTACGCTTTCGTCGTGCCCGCCCCAAAGAGCACTGGGCAACACCCCTTTTAGCAACCCAGTCCGGAAGCCCCTGCATACAAATCCGCAACGCTGACCACGGTGTCATCGGCTCAGAAAACTGCTTGTGGCTCGACGTCGTCGTTCCTCGTGACCCGTCATCACGATCAGCTGTCGATCCGACAGCCCGTCGGCCTGTCGTGGTCTTTTTCCACGGTGGATCAAACGCATTCGGATCCGCCGCCAAAAGGCTATATTCCGCCCAGTACTTGGCGACGGCACTCGACGCCGTCGTCGTCGCTGTGAATTACCGTATCGGGGTGGCAGGAGGACTGTCGCTGAGCTATGGAACACCGCAGCCCGACCTCCCCGCTGACCGTTTCGATACCAACACGCAGCTCTCCGACGCCGTGATGGCCGTGACGTGGATCCGTGACAACGCGGAAGTATTTGGTGGGGATCCACATCGGATTATCGCGATGGGGCAATCGTCGGGAGGTGGGCTGGTTGCATCCCTAACCGCCGTGCCCCAGCTGGAAAAGGTAATAGCCGGTGTCATCATGCTCTCGCCGCCACTGGCGATGGTGCACCACCCGGACCTAGCCGCACTGTGGGCCAACCGCCTGTTTGACAGATGCGACAATCCGTTGACGGTGGATTCGCGGACAATAGGGGCGCTAAGTGGAGCGCTGCTTCAGGAAAACGTGAAAAACGTGGAGTTCGGTGGACCTTTTGCCCCCGTCATCGACGGTGACCTCCTTCCGCGTCACCCGCTGGAGATCACGCCAACTGCCCCCGGGGTTGGCGGCAAAGTTCCGCTGCTGATCGGAACAGTGAGCCACGAATACTACTTCATGCGGCTCAGGAGAGTCACGACGGCAACGCAACGTCACCGGGCCCAGCGTTTTGCCGAATCCATTGGACCAGACGCCGCTGACGTGTTCCGACAGATGTACCGCAATGGCCAATCACGCACAGAGTGCGCTGACCTCTTTGGTGATTGCCTGTTCTGGGCTCCGTCGATCGCACTGGCAGAACGGTGGTCGCCCAGCAACGTGTGGATGTACCGCCTCGACGCCTCCACACCTTTCTTTAAAGCATTAGGACTGGGGGCGACGCATACTTGGGATCTCCCGCTCCTTTTCGGCCGGTATGACTCAGGGATTGCTTCGAAAGCGTTTACTTTCGGCGGCCTGGACCGCATCAAAGCAACGACGGCAGCGATGCAACGCCGGTGGCGGGACTTCATTCACGACGGACACCCCGGTTTCACCCCCCTACTCCGACGACCGATCAACGCACATCTTTGGCGACGACGGCGAAACGACCGTGAACGATCCGCGCCACGACATGCGTGA